Sequence from the Neptunomonas japonica JAMM 1380 genome:
CAGGTGAAGGTTGGGCTAAGTCCATTCTTTTCAATCAGCTTGCGCGTGAGCAGTTTAGTGCATTTTTCAAGCGTGAAGACACGTTTACGCTAGGGGTTTGTAATGGTTGTCAGATGCTGTCCAACTTGCATGAGCTTATTCCTGGTGCAGAGTTATGGCCTCACTTTGTGCGCAATGTGTCTGAGCAATTTGAAGCGCGTGTAGCTACGGTTGAAGTGCAAAAAAGCGATTCTATTTTCTTGAAAGGAATGGAGGGTTCTCGTATGCCGATTGCGGTGGCGCACGGTGAAGGTCATGCTGAATTTGCATCCTCTGAGCAGCTAGATGCTTTGCAGTCGTCTGGTACAGTTGCCTTAAAGTATGTCGATAACTACGGTAAAGTTACTCAGGAATATCCTCTGAATCCAAATGGTTCTGTGGGGGGGATTACAGGGTTAACTACGCCAGATGGCCGCGTCACTATTATGATGCCTCACCCGGAGCGTGTCTTTAGAGCCGTTCAGAACTCTTGGGCGCCAGATGAGTGGAGTGAGGATGGTGCGTGGATGCGTATGTTCCGCAATGCGCGTGTTTGGGTTGGCTAATTGCTTAATTAAATACTGAGCAGGTTCATTTAAAAGGCAGCTGATTTAGCTGCCTTTTTTATGACTTTTCTGTAGGGAAATCGTGTTTCCACCAGAGGCGCATGCCGCCGTGAAGCTCATAGGCATTATAGCCGTGGCGTAATAATTCTCTAACAATAGGTGTGCTTCGGTGGGCTGTAAGGCAGATGCAGATAATGGTTTTGTCTTTGGGGATTTTGGTTAAATCTACGCTGAAAACCGAGCGGGAATGGCTTGAAGGAATGTGGCTTAATTTCCACTCAGTATGGCTGCGTACGTCAAGTAAAAACAGGTTGTTGTGTTCCTCTTTCAGCTGTTTGTGTAATGCTTGAGCTGTAATCTGAGGGGTTGGAGTAAATGAGAGCCAGTCTTTTATTTTCATGGGCGTACGTATATGTAGCCTTTCTGTTGAAGGTCTACGATGGTGGGTAGGCCTGCTTGAACAACATCGTCTTCTTCAACTTCGTATAGATCTTCGCGTGTAATGTTATAGCCATCGAGTGTGTTGCCGCACATGATAAACTGCACATCCCTAAGGCGAAGGGAGTCTATGCTTATCTGTTTTTCCTGATTTTCTACTGCATCCATAAAATATTCAATGGCTCTTCCGTGAACAACTACCTTTACATCGATATGGTCTTCTCCGAGTGATTGAAGGTGGTTCGATATGTTAGTCATTGTTTCGGCGATGCGGCTCTCATCATGATAATTCATGTGGTAGACAACTTTTTGATCGTTGTATAGAGGGGCCGAAAAGCTATTGAGGCTTAGTAATAATAGGCCGGCGGTTAAAATAAGTGTTTTAAGGGTGCTCATAAAATCACCTGTTAAAAAAAAGATTAAAAAAAAGGCCGACACAAGGTCAGCCTTTTTCTAAAAGCAAAGTATTACTTCTTGCCAGAGATCTGAACGTCTACACGACGATCAGCACGTAGGCAGCTAATCAAAGCAGCGCCACGGCCAGAACATTGAGCGATAGGAGCTGTTTCACCTAAAGCGTCAACAGTCATAGCGTTGCTATCAACACCAGCAGAGCGAAGAGCTGCTGCAACGTTGTCAGCACGGCGACGAGATAGAGCGTCGTTGTATGCGCTTGAACCGATAGGGTCAGCATTACCGATTAAACGGATGCTCTTAACAGTAGCCAAGCCGTTAACGTAGTTAGCGATGTCAGAAACGCTATCTACAACAGCGCTATCGAAATCAAAGAATACAGCGAATTTTTTATCAGCAGCCATCATTGCTGGAGCTGGAGCAGCTGGTGTTGGAGCTGGAGCAGCGGCAGTCATTTTCTGGTAACCGTCACAGCCTTCAACTGTTGCGTCGTCTTGTCCCCAGGTACCAGTATGCCAGCACTCACCAAAACCTGTGCGCCATACAGTATCACCAGAGTCAGTAACGTAACCGCTGTTTACTGGGTGAGCCAGGGCAGCAGCTGACATGCTCATCGCAAGAGCGAAACCTGCGGTCATAGCGAGCTTTTTCATATTAATATCCTTGTAAAAAGTGGGTTATAGCATTCGTAATATTTCATGAATCTAGCCCACTGTCTATTAATCTACGTTTAACAGATCTAAAATGGGAAAACATTCACACACATAAACTGTATAGTATTTTACGTTGACTATCGCAAGTTTGGAACCATTTAAAGCCACTATTATTAATAATTTAGCTTTTTTTAGGGTAATACTTTCTTATAAGGCTTTACAGTGACTTTGGCATAAACACCGGCGGCTATATAAGGATCGGCATTAGCCCAATCTTGCGCCTCCGCTAGTGAGTCAAATTCTGCAATCACGAGGCTGCCAGTAAAGCCGGCCGATCCTGGGTCTTCTGAATCAATAGCAGGATGTGGACCTGCTACAAATAGCTTGCCTAGTTCTTTCAATGCAACCAGCCTGCTGAGGTGGTCGGGTCTGGCTGCCATGCGAGCATCGTGAGTGCCGGGCTTGTCTTCAGCGATAATAGCGTAAAACATAAGGTAAGGTTTCCTAGTCTGTGTTCTTTATATATTTAGACATATAAAGCCCCTGAAGGACTATAAATACAATAGTAAGTCCTAGCATGCCAAATAGCTTAAAGTTGACCCATGTTTCTTCGGAAAAGTTATAGGCAACAGCCAAGTTGATCACACCCATAGCAAGGAAGAAGGCAACCCAGGCTATATTTAGTGTTTTCCACGCATGTTGAGGTAATTCGATATTGCCAGACATGATCCTTTCAATAATGGTTTTAGTGCCGATGAATTGGCTTCCTAAGAAAGCGATCCCAAACAACCAGTTGACGACAGTAGGTTTCCATTGAATGAAGGTCTTGTCTTGAAATATAACAGTAGCGCCGCCCATAATGATGACAAGCACTAGAGTGACTAGCTGCATTTTTTCGATTTTGTGCTCTTTGAACCATGTGTAAAGCATCTGAATCAGGGTTGCGGGAATCAATACGGCAGTTGCCATGATGATATCGTCCGTGTACTTGTACACGCCGAAAAAAATAATTATTGGGAAAAAGTCGAGAAGTAGTTTCATAGTCGTATAATTAGTTAAAGGGCTCTAAAGTATATAGAGCTGTCTCCTGCTTATAAACCCGGAATTGATATGCTGGCACATTCTTATGACTTTCATACTCACTCGACCGCGTCGGACGGGACTTTAGCGCCGCAAGTGCTGATAGAAAAAGCGAGCGAGGCGGGTGTAAAGCTGATAGCGTTGACGGACCACGACTCTATGAGCGGTTACCAGGCATTGGTCAGTTCAGGGATTAGTGCTGATATAGAGTTGGTTGCTGGTGTGGAGTTAACCTGTCGGTTGGATAAGCAGGTGGTTCATGTAGTTGGTTTAAATCTTGATGCAAGCAACGAGCAGCTAAATGCCCATTTGCTAGGGCTTGATCAGTTGCGTATGGAGCGGGCTAAAGCGATAGCATTACGCTTACATAAAGCCGGTTTGCCTGATTTACTCGAGGCGGCAATTGGGTGCGCAGGTGGCGGGCAAATAGGGCGGCCTCATTTCGCGCAAGCGCTCTTACAAATGGGTTTGGTGAATGATCAGCAGCAGGCCTTTAAAAAGTACTTAGGCGCGGGTAAAAAAGGTGATGTTAAGGTTGAGTGGCCGCAGCTTGCTTCAATTATTGAGATTATTCATGCGGCGGGCGGTGTAAGTATCTTGGCACATCCTACGAAATATAATTTAACCTTAAATAAGGTTCGCTATTTGGTGGCGCAATTTAGTGAGCTGGGTGGCGATGCATTAGAGGTTGGTTATCCTGCAGTGACGGCGGATCATCAGAAGTCGTTATCTGTTTTGGTTGAGAAGCACCAGTTAATGGCTTCTGGTGGGAGTGATTTTCATAATCCGGATTATCATTGGACAGGGTTGGGGCGTTTTCCGAAAGTGCCAGAGCATCTGCCGCATGTATTAGATGCGATTCGTTAGTGGGTATTAACTTTGGGGTTATATTGTGAGCCAGTTTTTTCAGATACACACAGAAAATCCGCAAAAAAGGCTAATTCAGCAAGCGGTAGATATTATTAATAAGGGTGGGGTTATTGTATACCCAACGGATTGTGCTTATGCGCTAGGCTGCCATTTAGGTGATAAATCAGCCCTTGATAAAATAAAACGTATTCGCAAGTTGGATGATAAACATAACTTTACATTAGTTTGTCGTGATTTAAGTGAGATTGGAACTTATGCAAAAGTTGATAACCAAATGTATAGGTTTTTAAAGGCGCATACTCCTGGTGCATATACTTTTATATTAAAAGCGACAGCAGAAGTTCCGCGGCGCTTATTGCATCCTAAAAGGAGGTCGATTGGACTAAGGATTCCTGATAATAAAATAGTTCAGGCGCTACTTGAAGCTTTGGGTGAGCCTATTATGAGTACCTCCTTAATTATGCCTGGAGAGGATGAGCCGCTTTCAGACCCTTATGATATTCGTGATGTATTACAGCATGAAATAGACTTGGTTATAGATGGTGGTTATTGCGGGGTGGCGGCTACAACAGTTATTAGTTTAATAGATGATCGGCCTGAAGTTATCAGAGAGGGGGCGGGTGATATTTCCGATTTTGTATAAATAAGCTATTATTGTTAATTATATTATGTAATAAAATGTTAATTTCTTGAATTAATATTTTATTTGACGATAATGCCTTGCAAGCTAATTAATATTTATTGAGTTGAATAATGACTGATATCGTAAAAATCTTAACAAGGAAAAATTCTCTGCGTAAGCAGTGTCAGGACTTATCAATAACGGACATTGAAAAAATAATCGTTGATCTTTCAGATATATTGAAAGAAAAAGAAGCATTTGAATTAGAGCGTGTAGAAGCTGATCGTGAGAAAAATGCGAAAATTGATATGATCCGCAAAACGATGCAAGAAGCGGGCATAGGCTTTGATGATATTAAAGATTTGGTTGCAACTTCTCCTAAGAAAAAAGTAGAAGCCAAATACCGTATTACAGATGCAAATGGTGATACACATGAATGGTCTGGTCGTGGTAGAACGCCATTAGCATTCCAAGAATACTTTGATACGCAAGGTGTTACTAAGGATGCTTGTTTAATTAAGTAAGTCTATCGTTTGCGATTTGTTATTATAAGCTCTTCGGTTTTTGCTGAAGAGCTTTTTTGTTTTCTGCGTAGGAGCGTCACATGTCAGATGAAAAGTTACAGAAAGTGTTGGCGCGCTCTGGATATGGCTCACGTCGTGAGATGGAGCGCTGGATAGGTGAGGGGCGGGTGTCCGTTAATGGGCGCACTGCAACTTTGGGGGATCGGGTTAGTCATCGCGACCAGATTCAAGTCAATGGGCGAGCAGCAAATATAGTTTCTGAAGCTGAAAGCCCTCGTCGGGTATTAATTTATAATAAGCCGGTTGGTGAAGTGTCTACTCGACACGACCCTGAAGGGCGTCCTACTGTGTATGATCATCTTCCGCCGTTAAGAACTGGGCGCTGGATTGCTATAGGGCGTTTGGATTTAAATACCAGTGGTTTGTTGGTGTTTACAACGGATGGCGAGTTGGCGCATATGATGATGCACCCATCTGCCAATATTGATCGCGAATATGCTGTGCGTGTTTTGGGTAATGTGCCTGAAGAGATGCTGGCGCGTCTTAAAGAGGGTGTGTTGCTTGAAGATGGGATGGCTAAATTTACAGACGTTCGTTTCTTTGATGGTGATGGTGCCAATAAGTGGTACCACTGTGTGGTAATGGAAGGTCGGAACCGTGAAGTGCGTCGCTTGTGGGAGTCGCAGGGTCTGCAGGTTAGTCGCTTAAAGCGTGTGCGCTACGGTTCATTGTTTTTGCCTAGTGATGTTAAGGCGGGAACTTGGAAAGAACTTACCACTAAAGATATTAAAGTGTTGGCTAGCAAGCTGGGTATTGATCAGAAGAAACCCGTGCGTATGAAGCCGGCAGAAAAAGAAAAGCTTGAGCGTCGCTACAAGCATCAGCAGATACGTCATTCTGTTGGTCCTAAGCATCGTAAGGACTAATTTTTTTTGAAGTAATGGGTATGATAAAAACGCAGCCAAAGGGCTGCGTTTTTTGTGGGTTGCGTAATGACGATTGATTATTGAGCGTTTAGTGATTGTCCGTTCACATCATTGCTATCGTGACCCATTAGATACAGGTAGAGCGGCATAATGTTAGCGGGTTCTGGATTATTTTCTGGTTGCTCCCCAGGGTATGCGTAGGCGCGCATTTTAGTGCGTGTGGCGCCAGGGTTGATGCAGTTAACTCTTATGTTGGCAGTGTTTTCCACTTCGTCTGCCATGACCTGCATAAAGCCTTCGGTTGCAAACTTTGACACGCTGTAAGCACCCCAGTATGCGCTCCCTTTTCTTCCTACTCCTGAAGAGGTGAAAATAACGGATGCGTTCTCAGAGCGGTGTAATAGAGGCATAAGCGTTTGCGTTAGGATAAACGGGGCGTTGATGTTTACCTGCATGACTTGTTGCCAAATAATAGGATCGTATGACTCTATGGGCGTTCTTACGCCAAGTAGTGAGGCGTTGTGTAGTAACCCATCGATATGACCAAACTCATTGTCTAAGATGTTAGTTAGATCAATGTAGTCATGTTCTGTCGCTGTTTCTAGATTGAGCGGTACTATCGCAGGTTTAGGGCCACCTGCTGCTTCTATTTCGTCGTAAACGTTTTCAAGTTTTTCAGTTGTTTTGCCTACGAGTATGACGGTGGCACCATGTGCGGCATACGTTAATGCAGCCGCGCGCCCGATGCCGTCGCCAGCGCCGGTGACAAGGATTATCTTGTTTTCAAGAAGGTTGTTGGGAGCGTTGTATTCAAACATCGAAAGCGTCCTTATTCATTGTGACGGCTCTCAAAAATGCGCGTCTATTACAGATAGAATCTGATCTGCATGCTGAACATAGGCGTTAGCATTCCAGTTATCAGCGTTCTCCGATTCGTTAATATAGCCATATAAAGCACCAATTGTGAACATATCTGCGCGATTTCCGGCATCGATATCACGTATATGGTCACCAATATAAATACAATTTTGTGGCGTGACCTGTATTTGTTGGCAAGCTAAAAGTAGTGGCTCAGGGTCAGGTTTTGTCTTGTTTACATGGTCTGGGCAGATGGTACTTGCACTTCGTGTGCTTAGTTTTAGCGCGGATAAAATAGGTGCGGTGAAGCGTTTAGGCTTGTTGGTGACTATGCCCCAAGGAATTTGTTGTTCTTCTAGTGTGGCTAGTAGTGATTTAATGCCCGGAAATAGCTTGCTGTCGTTGGCGAGGTGTTGGTCGTAAAGACTGAGCATCTGCTGGTTCAAACTGGGCAGTTTGCTGTCGCCATCGCTGAGCTTGAATGCTGCTTTTAACATGGCGTTCGCACCATTGGAAACGTGCTTGCGTAGTTCGACGTAAGGTTGGGCTGGTAAGTTGTTCTTTGTTAGTAGTTGGTTGATAACCCAGTGAAAGTCGGGTGCAGTATCAAGAAGCGTTCCATCAAGATCGAACAGAACGGCTTCTGGTTTTCTTATTTTGCTTGTTTTCACGTTTATAGCTCAGGGCGGGTGGTCGCAATGATAAAGTTGACGTCGACATCGGAAGTATCTAAGCGGTATTGCTTAGTAAACGGGTTGTACGTCATGCCCGTAATGTCGTTGGTTTTAAGCTTTGATTGACGGATCCATGTGGCCAGTTCGGAAGGGCGGATGAACTTTTTGAAGTCGTGAGTGCCTTGTGGAACAAGCTTTAGCACATGTTCTGCACCTAGTATGGCAAATAAATAGCTCTTTGGGTTGCGGTTAAGTGTCGAGAAGAAGACATGTCCGCCCGGCTTTACCATTTTAGCGCACGCCTGAACAATGGATGATGGATCAGGAACGTGCTCTAGCATTTCCATGCACGTGACAACATCAAACGCTGCTGGGTTGGCTTCTGCCATCTCTTCTGCTGTGATTTGTTGGTACTTAACCGATACGCCGCTTTCTAAACCGTGAAGCTTGGCTATTTTAAGTGGCGCTGCTCCCATGTCTATGCCGGATACTTCTGCGCCACGTAAGGCCATGGATTCAGATAAAATCCCGCCGCCGCAGCCTACATCAAGTACTGTTTTTCCTGCGAGTGATGCAATGCGGTCGATATAGCCAACACGCAATGGATTGATATCGTGTAGTGGTTTGAACTCACTGTCTTTGTCCCACCATCGGCTAGCCAATTCTTCAAATTTGGCAATTTCAGAAGGGTCAATGTTTGCAGAAAAAGTTTGATCGGTCATAGGGAATGGTATCTAAATAGTATTTCGAATGCCTCTATTCTAACACTGGCTAGTGCTCTTAAACAGCTAGCGCAACATATTCATTTTGCGGGAATCTTTTTGGAATCTTGTGGTATACTCGTTCGGTTAAAAACAGGTCCTGTTTTTCTGGGCTTGATTGACTAGAACGAATCAAGATTAGCAGACCGAATCAAGGAAAGCTGAAACGCATGGGTGATTTAACCAAAGAAATTTTGCCGGTAAATATCGAAGATGAGATGAAGCAGTCTTATCTCGATTATGCCATGAGTGTTATCGTTGGCCGGGCCTTGCCTGATGTCCGTGATGGCTTAAAGCCTGTTCACCGTCGTGTTTTGTTTGCGATGAGTGAGCTTAGCAATGACTGGAATAAACCGTATAAAAAATCTGCACGTGTGGTGGGTGATGTAATCGGTAAGTATCACCCTCATGGTGATAGCGCTGTTTATGACACCATTGTCCGTATGGCGCAGGATTTTTCGATGCGTTATACGCTGGTCGATGGACAAGGTAACTTCGGTTCCGTCGATGGCGATTCAGCAGCAGCAATGCGATATACCGAAATTCGCATGGATAAAATCTCCCATGAGCTGCTATCTGACTTAGATAAAGAAACAGTCGACTTCGTACCTAACTACGATGGCACAGAATTTATTCCAGAAGTGCTGCCTTCGCGTGTTCCTAACCTATTGGTTAATGGCTCGTCCGGTATTGCCGTAGGTATGGCGACTAATATTCCGCCACATAACTTGCGCGAAGTTGTTAACGGTTGCCTTGCACTGATAGATAACTCAGAACTCACCGTTGATGAGTTAATGGAACATATTCCAGGACCTGACTTTCCAACGGGCGCTATTATTAATGGGCGCGCAGGTATTCTTGAGGCGTATCGTACCGGCCGTGGCCGTATTTATATTCGCTCCAAGTACCATGTAGAAGAAAACAGTAAAGGTCGCAGCGCCATTATTGTGACTGAAATACCTTACCAGTTGAATAAAGCCCGCTTGATTGAAAAAATCGCGGAGCTAGTTAAAGAGAAAAAACTAGAAGGTATCAGTGAGTTACGTGATGAATCCGATAAAGATGGTATGCGAATCTATATCGAATTAAAACGTGGCGAAATGCCAGAAGTTATTGCTAATAACCTGTTTGCCCAAACACAGATGGAAGGTGTTTTTGGTATAAATGTGGTGGCATTGGTTGATGGTCAGCCGAAAATTCTGAACCTAAAAGAATTGATCGAAAACTTTATCCGTCATCGCCGAGAAGTGGTGACGCGTCGTACTGTTTACTTGCTGCGTAAAGCGCGTGAGCGAGGTCATGTTCTAGAAGGTTTGGCGATTGCATTAGCTAATATTGATGAAGTTATCCAGCTGATCAAGCAGTCTCCAACACCATCAGAAGCTAAAGAGCGACTGACAGAGATGGCATGGGCGCCAGGTTCTGTTGTCGATATGCTTGAGCGCGCGGGTGAGAATGCTTGCCGTCCTGATGATCTAGATCCTCAGTATGGTATGCGCGAAGGTAAATATTACCTTTCTCCAGTGCAGGCTCAAGCTATTCTGGATCTTCGACTCCATCGTTTGACTGGCCTTGAACATGAGAAGCTGATTAACGAATACCAAGAATTGCTGGTTAAAATTGCTGAGCTACTTGAAATCTTGGGTTCTTATACGCGTTTGATGGAAGTGATTCGCGAAGAGCTAGAAGCGATTGTGGCCGAGTTTGGCGATGAGCGCCGTACTGAGATTATCGCGTCTCGACGTGATTTGACCGTTGCTGACCTAATCACAGAAGAAGATATGGTGGTAACCATCTCTCATGGTGGTTATGCGAAGACGCAACCGTTAACGGATTACCAGTCACAACGTCGTGGCGGTAAGGGTAAATCAGTAACTGCAGTAAAAGATGAAGATTTTGTTGAACACCTTCTTATTGCCAGTACGCACGCCACTATTTTGTGCTTTACCAATAAAGGGAAGGTTTACTGGTTGAAGGTATATGAGATACCGCCAGCGAGTCGGGCTGCTCGTGGTCGCCCAATTGTAAATATTTTGCCATTGGATGAAGGTGAACGTATATCGACTATTCTTCCGGTAAATGAATACAGTGAAGAGCGCTTTGTCTTTATGGCAACAGCGAGTGGTACCGTTAAGAAGACCTCTTTGGTTAACTTCTCACGCCCAAGGTCATCTGGCTTAATTGCTGTTGATCTACTCGACGATGATGCGCTAATTGGTGCTGCTATCACTGAGGGAGATGACGATATTCTACTGGTAACAGATGCCGGTAAAGTAGCGCGTTTCCATGAAGGTGAAGTTCGTGCGATGGGCCGTACAGCGCGTGGTGTACGCGGTGTTAAGATGAAAGGTGCCGCACGTGTGATCTCTCTGATTATTCCTCAGGAAGGTGGCAAGGTATTAACAGCGTCTGAGCGTGGTTTTGGTAAACAGACGGCAGTTGAAGACTTCCCTTGTAAAGGGCGTGGTAACCAGGGTGTGATTGGTATGCAGTGTACTGATCGTAATGGTAACTTGGCGGGTGCAGTGCAGGTCTTTGAAGGCGATGATGTGATGCTGATCAGTGATCAGGGCACTATGGTTCGTACACGCACTTCTGAGATATCTGTCTTGGGTCGTAACACGCAGGGTGTAATGCTAATTCGCGTTGCCGGAGATGAAAATCTGGTGAGTCTGGCGCGTATTGAAGAGCCAGAAGTGCCAGATGAAGCTGTTTTGGATGCCGAAGGTAATGTTGTTGAAGGTAGCGTAGTTGACGGTACTGAAGAGGTAGTGGCAGCGCAAGATGCTGCAATACCGTCTGATGATGAAAGCGACGTAGAACCCGACGCAGAGTAAGTTAATAAGCGCGGCTCAGGCCGCGCTTATTATTTATGCTTGGTAAATTTAAGAGAAAAAGTAGAAATGATCCGTAAGTTGAATTTCAGTGCAGGGCCTGCAGCTCTTCCCGAAGAGGTTTTGAAACAGGCACAGGAAGAGATGCTCGATTGGCATGGGCATGGCCTCTCCATTATGGAGATGAGCCATCGCAGCAAAGAGTATGTTTCAGTTGCCGAACAAGCAGAGCAAGATCTTCGTGATCTCATGCAGATACCTGACAACTATAAAGTGTTGTTCTTGCAAGGTGGTGCAACTACTCAATTTTCGATGATTCCGCTGAACCTCTTACGCGATAAAAAGACAGCTGATTATATCAATACCGGCGTGTGGTCTAAAAAGGCTATCGCTGAAGCGAAGCGCTATTGTGAAGTGAACATTGCAGCAACAACGGAGCATAATAACTTTACATCAGCACCCTCTCAGGATGAGCTTAAATTGAATCTTGAAGCGGCTTATGTGCATTACACACCAAATGAAACGATTGGTGGTGTTGAGTTTGACTATATTCCTGAGACTGGTGACGTACCATTAGTAGCGGATATGTCATCCAGTATTCTGTCGCGGTCTATCGACGTGTCTCGTTTTGGTTTGATCTATGCGGGCGCGCAAAAAAATATCGGCCCTGCTGGTTTAACCGTTGTCATTGTGCGTGATGATTTGATTGGTCAAATGCTACCTAGCGCACCGACTATGTTTGATTATTCAATACATGCTGCAGCAGATTCAATGAATAATACCCCGCCAACGTTCGGCTGGTATTTAGCGGGTTTGATTTTTCAATGGCTTAAACGTCAAGGTGGCGTTGAAGGGATGCAGATGATCAATCAGCGTAAAGCAGAAAAACTCTATGCTGCTATTGATCGAAGTGCTTTCTATGCCAACCCTATTGCGGTTGCTAATCGCTCTTGGATGAATGTTCCTTTCACGCTTGCAGATGCGAACCTAGATAAGCGCTTTATTGAGGAAGCTGATCAAGCCGGGCTACTGAATTTAAAAGGGCATCGCTCTGTAGGGGGGATGCGTGCCAGTATTTATAACGCAGTACCCGAATCCGCTGTGGACGCTTTGATAGCATTTATGGCTGAGTTTGAACATAAACATAGTTAATCTGTTGAAATAGGATCTTTGGATGACTGAACAAGAACAGGCGCTCAAAGTACTGCGCGACCAGATTGATTCGATCGATAAGCAAATCCATGTGCTGCTGAATCAGCGAGCTATGTGTGCGCAAAATGTAGCGGAAGTGAAAGAGCAGTATCAGGGTGAAGAGGTTGCTGTTTTTTATCGCCCAGAACGTGAAGCGCAGGTGCTTAAGCGGGTAATGGAACGCAACGAAGGCCCTCTTGCTGATAAAGAAGTGGCGCGTTTATTTCGCGAAATTATGTCTGTTTGTCTCGCGCTTGAAAAGCCCATGCGAATTTCGTTTCTTGGGCCTGAAGGGACTTTTACTCAGCAGGCTGCACTCAAGCATTTTGGTCTTTCCGCTGAAAGTGCGCCCATGGCTACATTGGATCAGGTGTTTAGAGAAGTAGAAGCCGGTGCTGCTCATTATGGTGTTGTACCAATTGAAAATTCATCTGAGGGTATGGCAACTCATACACTAGATCTGTTTAAGCGTTTCAGTTTGCGTATTTGTGGTGAGTTGGAGTTGAAAATTCACCACCATTTACTGGCGCAAGAGAATACGGATTCAGAACTCATAAATCGTATCTATGCTCATCAGGAATCGTTTGCTCAGTGTCGAAGCTGGCTAGATACGAATTACCCACAAGCAGAGCGAATAACGGTTAGCTCTAACGCAGAAGGGGCAAGACTTGCGGCTCAAGAAGTCGGTACGGCTGCGATTGCTGGCGATATGGCTGTTGAATTATATGGCTTACAGATCCTAGAACGTAATATCGAAGACCAGTCTGATAACACCACACGTTTTCTCATTATTGGCGATCAAGATGTTGGCCCAAGCGGTGATGATAAAACATCAATATTGATGTCTGCACATGACACACCGGGTGTTCTTTATACACTTTTAGAGCCTTTCCATCGCCATGCG
This genomic interval carries:
- the serC gene encoding 3-phosphoserine/phosphohydroxythreonine transaminase, giving the protein MIRKLNFSAGPAALPEEVLKQAQEEMLDWHGHGLSIMEMSHRSKEYVSVAEQAEQDLRDLMQIPDNYKVLFLQGGATTQFSMIPLNLLRDKKTADYINTGVWSKKAIAEAKRYCEVNIAATTEHNNFTSAPSQDELKLNLEAAYVHYTPNETIGGVEFDYIPETGDVPLVADMSSSILSRSIDVSRFGLIYAGAQKNIGPAGLTVVIVRDDLIGQMLPSAPTMFDYSIHAAADSMNNTPPTFGWYLAGLIFQWLKRQGGVEGMQMINQRKAEKLYAAIDRSAFYANPIAVANRSWMNVPFTLADANLDKRFIEEADQAGLLNLKGHRSVGGMRASIYNAVPESAVDALIAFMAEFEHKHS
- the pheA gene encoding prephenate dehydratase, with the translated sequence MTEQEQALKVLRDQIDSIDKQIHVLLNQRAMCAQNVAEVKEQYQGEEVAVFYRPEREAQVLKRVMERNEGPLADKEVARLFREIMSVCLALEKPMRISFLGPEGTFTQQAALKHFGLSAESAPMATLDQVFREVEAGAAHYGVVPIENSSEGMATHTLDLFKRFSLRICGELELKIHHHLLAQENTDSELINRIYAHQESFAQCRSWLDTNYPQAERITVSSNAEGARLAAQEVGTAAIAGDMAVELYGLQILERNIEDQSDNTTRFLIIGDQDVGPSGDDKTSILMSAHDTPGVLYTLLEPFHRHAISLTRIETRPARQGGWSYMFYIDFEGHVEEEKVQSVLSELESSSVELKLLGSYPKAVL
- the gyrA gene encoding DNA gyrase subunit A gives rise to the protein MGDLTKEILPVNIEDEMKQSYLDYAMSVIVGRALPDVRDGLKPVHRRVLFAMSELSNDWNKPYKKSARVVGDVIGKYHPHGDSAVYDTIVRMAQDFSMRYTLVDGQGNFGSVDGDSAAAMRYTEIRMDKISHELLSDLDKETVDFVPNYDGTEFIPEVLPSRVPNLLVNGSSGIAVGMATNIPPHNLREVVNGCLALIDNSELTVDELMEHIPGPDFPTGAIINGRAGILEAYRTGRGRIYIRSKYHVEENSKGRSAIIVTEIPYQLNKARLIEKIAELVKEKKLEGISELRDESDKDGMRIYIELKRGEMPEVIANNLFAQTQMEGVFGINVVALVDGQPKILNLKELIENFIRHRREVVTRRTVYLLRKARERGHVLEGLAIALANIDEVIQLIKQSPTPSEAKERLTEMAWAPGSVVDMLERAGENACRPDDLDPQYGMREGKYYLSPVQAQAILDLRLHRLTGLEHEKLINEYQELLVKIAELLEILGSYTRLMEVIREELEAIVAEFGDERRTEIIASRRDLTVADLITEEDMVVTISHGGYAKTQPLTDYQSQRRGGKGKSVTAVKDEDFVEHLLIASTHATILCFTNKGKVYWLKVYEIPPASRAARGRPIVNILPLDEGERISTILPVNEYSEERFVFMATASGTVKKTSLVNFSRPRSSGLIAVDLLDDDALIGAAITEGDDDILLVTDAGKVARFHEGEVRAMGRTARGVRGVKMKGAARVISLIIPQEGGKVLTASERGFGKQTAVEDFPCKGRGNQGVIGMQCTDRNGNLAGAVQVFEGDDVMLISDQGTMVRTRTSEISVLGRNTQGVMLIRVAGDENLVSLARIEEPEVPDEAVLDAEGNVVEGSVVDGTEEVVAAQDAAIPSDDESDVEPDAE
- the ubiG gene encoding bifunctional 2-polyprenyl-6-hydroxyphenol methylase/3-demethylubiquinol 3-O-methyltransferase UbiG, coding for MTDQTFSANIDPSEIAKFEELASRWWDKDSEFKPLHDINPLRVGYIDRIASLAGKTVLDVGCGGGILSESMALRGAEVSGIDMGAAPLKIAKLHGLESGVSVKYQQITAEEMAEANPAAFDVVTCMEMLEHVPDPSSIVQACAKMVKPGGHVFFSTLNRNPKSYLFAILGAEHVLKLVPQGTHDFKKFIRPSELATWIRQSKLKTNDITGMTYNPFTKQYRLDTSDVDVNFIIATTRPEL